The DNA region aaaaattataatttttatattcataaacattaaaatctttgtaattataaatatctaataaacataattataaaccaagttttcatccaaaacataattataaatattgtctccaaagcaaaataaacgtAATTCAAAAcattcaattttcatcttcattctattGTAAGTTGAGCTGGGAGAAGTtgggttttggcaaaaaaattacaaaaatgcccCATTGTAAAAAAAACACTAAGTCCGGCGGGAAAGCCCACCCCGTCCCGCCCAAGCAGAGAGTTTAAGCGTtgcgggttaggcgggcttttgctattcGGCAGTCCCAATTTTTCAGCCCAGTCCGCCTTTTTTGGCAAATTACGCGGGTCGACCCGGCGGGTTTAGGCTTGTTTGCCACCCCTACCTATGACAACATGATTTGTACTTTATAAATAGCATGGTTCTACAAATCGAATCGGATCAGTTGGTTCGACATTAACCAGAAATTAGTCATTTGGCCGGTTCGATTGATgaaaaacaaacaacaacaacaacaacaaagtcttgtcccattaggtggggtcggctacatggatCAAATGACGCCATTAAGTTCTATCATATATCATGTCcacagagagaccgtttatatGTAGATATTGTTTGGCCACCTCATAGATGGTCTTTCTAAGTCTTTCTCTGCTTTTCACCtattgtccatcttccatctcatccaccctctaaCTGGATGCtttgtcggtcttcttctcacatttCCAAACCATCTGAgacgcgattctaccatctttatcacaataggtgctactccaattctctctctctcttatatcttcgttccttattctatccaaacatgtatgaccactcatccatctcaacatcttcatctctgccacacttaacttatgtttGTGCTCCCCTTTGGCCGTCCAATACTTTGTACCATAAAACATAGCTAGTCTGATAGCAGTGCGATAAAATTtgcttttaagttttaaaggcacttttttgtcacatgCCATTTTGActaacctgcttggatcctatgatttacatcatgttcaatctctctattatcctgtatgatgtacctaagatacttaaaacttttaacttttcataggatgtgttctccaatcttcacctttaTGTTAGGGTTTTTCCTTCGACtaccgaacttacattccatatatttcgTCTTGCtatggcttatgcgcagaccatatacttctagagcttctctccataaatccagcttcttatttaggtcttcccttgactctcccataaggacaatATCATCGGAAAAAAGTATGTACCATGGTAAAGGCTCTTGGATATGCTctatgagtacttccaagactaatgttaAAAGGTATAgatttaaggatgatccctggtgtaactCATTACCAATAGGAAAAATTcatctgtcacaccaccttgagtcttcacgtCAGTTGTAGCCCCATCATAAATGTCTTTATgtgcacgaatatatgcgatccttactctcttccttttcaaaaccttccataagacctcccttggcaccCTATTGTACGCTTtctccaaatcaataaacaccatatgtagatcctttttattactacgatacctctccatcatccttcttaacatgTATGTAGCTTCGATGGTGGATCTGCTTAGCATAAacccaaattggttctctgttacttctGTCTCTTGTCTTAGCCTCCGTTCTatccctttcccataacttcatgatGTGGCTCATGagtttgatccctctatagttttcgcaactCTGTATATcctccttattcttgtagataggtaccaagatgctctttctccactcatttaGCATCTTATTTGACCTTAAAATGTCactaaaaagcttggttaaccaactgatgcctttctctccAAGGTCTTTCCAAACTTCAAGTAGAATATTATCGGGTCCAACTGTCCTGTTATTTTTCAtccgctttagagcctcttttacctcaaagtctcgaatccttcgatagttgttgaagttttgatcttctttcctcgtgcataaccgaccaaggctcggaagagtcttctgtcttTCATTAAATAActtgtagaagtagctcttccacctttcattgatCTTTTCATCTTGAGTCAAAACCTCTTTatctttatcctttatgcacttaacctgttTTAAGTCTCTTGTTCTTTTTTCACGGCTATttacgattctatatatacctttttctccttccttcatgtctaaagactggtagagaccctcatatgctcttgttcttgcttcacttatagccacttttttctctttcttagttgccttatatttttttctagttataTGCATTGCGGtacaaagaccactctttaaagcactccgtttttgcctttatcttttcttgtacactcacATTCTACCACCATTACTCATTGTCTCTTGATCCTGTCCCTCTAGATTCACCAaaattttcttttgctgttcttctaataacttctgtgatctccctccacatctcctcTGCGCTTCCATCCCCTTctcactttgcctcttctcctacccatcTCAGAAAGCTTCTTTGTtactcacctttcatccgccaccaccttgTCCTTggattcttcgtatgatgtctttttctcAACTTAAAAATCCATGATGAGCAACCTATGTTATGTTGTTAAACTCTCTCCTGGAATAATTTTAGaattaatacaaaatttttgaTTGACTCTccttaacaaaaaaggtcgacctgagagcttgtcatgccactcctataggttataagatgtttgtCTCGCTTTTAAAAACATGTATTTGTGATGAGAAAGTCAAAGGTTGAGCAGaaatccaaaatagttttaccctcagCATTGACCACTCCGAAACCACGACCTCCGTGAATACTTCCATACCCAGTTACTTCtcttccaacatggccatttaaatcttctcctaagaaaatcttatctctcgAAGGTATGTCTtagaccaaactctctagatcctcccaaagcCTTATCTTGTGTTGCTCGTCCGAATCCACCCTTGGTGTAGGCACTAATAACATGAAAAATACCTCCTTGCatcacaagtttgatagagatgatccgatcacTCAACCTCTTAACATCCACTACATCCTTCTTCCCCTACTTATGCATGATAATACCTACTCCATTCCTGTTCTTCACCTTTActatataccaaagtttgaactctgaggtatccaactccctagccttcgtgccgacccattttgtttcttgtaggcacatgatgttaatcttcctccttgtcatggtgtccaccacctccatagaTTTTTctattagagtgcctatgttccatgccCCAAATCTCAACTTTCTGTCATTTCGCCCTTTACCTTTACCCCtttctttgtgaactagcttatttactcTCGTCCGTTTATGAAAATGTAgtaacccttgctcatttaacactacacacAGGCACTAATGCACCGGGTCTTGCTCATTTGATATTGTACTTGAGCCATACATATAGCAcgttgcttccgggcaacgacctagtTTTAGCGCAATAacgtctttgattcatgtcatgaagATTCGAATAAGTTTTTATATTGGTTGTCAAaggcctaacacaaccctcctcctttattcgggcttgggaccggctatgtatcgcaagtgtaacataggtgGAGTTTGATTAATGAAAAACCACTgacaaaaaatcaataaaaaaattagtcgATCCAGCAGTTAACCGTTGAACCAGTCTAGTTTTTGAAGAGTTCAGTTTAGTCCTAAACCCCAAAATGATGTTgtttttaagttaaaaatataaaataaaatagagatttctCCTCTCTTCCCAACCCGCTAACCTTAAACACACTAATTTTCAGTACTCAGAAGCAATGAACACCCAAATTCAAACTTCAACAGCATGATCCAGCAGTCCCACCATTGTTGAACTCTTCTCCTTGGCCATAGGGTGCCGCTGCCACCGGCAGTGACAGACAAAGAGTGTCGTCATCACCTCTAGAAGGTCTGCTTAGCCCCCCTTCTCTTCTATGTCGCACAAAGGTCTGCTCGGAACTCTTGGCGTTGCCATCACGAACAGTTGCTTTTGTCGTCCCTGTTTTCATCGGTCATGAACGGTTGCTCGATCCTCTTCAAGCGCATCATCTTTTTTTGTGGAATCAATGCTGCTTAGAGCCCTTCCAAATGCAACGACTACACCTTGTAGCTGATGAGAAGAGTTCGACGATGGCAAGATTGCTGGGCATTGGTTGCTGCTGCTGAAGTTTGAATTTGGGTGCTTCACTGCTTTTTAGTTCTTAGGGTTAGTGCCTTTGGGATTAGTGGATTGgaagagagaaagggagaatATCTGTTTTATTTTATAACTTAAAATGGCGTCGTTTTGAGGGTTTAGGGCTAAACAAGAAATTTTCCAAAAATCGGACCAATTCAAACGGTTCAACAGTTAACTGTTGGTTCGaccaatttttttactattttttgctAGCTGTTTTTTCCGTCAACATACCTGACAAAAGATCGGTTCCTAGTTAACTTTGTCAAACTAGTCGATCcgatttgatttttcaaaaacatgGTTTAGATTCTTtgtataatttttctatttttgtattcTCTACTTTTAGATGCTGAGTTTTCTATTTTTAGATTCTAAATTTTTGTTGCTGAATACTTAATTAGAAGTTATTGTTGACATTTTTGTGAtacttattttttgttgttgatgggATGAGTTTTGTGTAAGTTTATATTTTTCATTGTTGTTGAGTATTTGATTATTAGAAgttgttgaatttttttatttcgaTTTTTTGTTGTTAATGTAATGAGTATTGTTATTGATTacttaattaaaatttagaaaataattaatttaaagatgattaaatttaaatatttaaaattatatattaaatttttaatatttttattatatattgaattaaatcaatttaattatagTTTAACTCTAATTAGACTATTAAACTATTAAACCAGTCACTCTACTGGTTCAATAATCAGTTAAATTTTCGCAACCTTGGTAAATAGATGACAACTTGGATATTTACAAAATTGTCAAAAATTGGATGCCATAGAAATTGTGATGTGTGCGTCAGTGCGTGGTAGTGTGGTACTGTTATTTATTGGTTATGTTGCAAAGCCAATCCTTCTAAACCATGGATGCTTGTGGGTTTtaatttggtttgattttaaCGAAAAATACAATCGAACTAAGCTATAAATTTAATTTCAGtttgtttttatttcatttaaaaaattgaacCAAGCCAAACCTCATCAAAGTAGTATATTAATTTGGTATTGGCATATAATATATGTTATGATAATGTCTaaagttattaataaataaaagaaataaaaatcattcaaacaaaagcaaataaaaatcattcaaacaaaatatagtaaataatttttggttttttggttctttttcattcaaacaaaatatagtaaataattttttattcttctctCCATTATCGTCATTCTCATCGTTATCATTATCTTCTAATTAATTTTACTGCGTTATCTACtgactttttatttaatttttttattatcaaaatttgtaaattttcaactcaaattttcataaaataatttttttgtttcatcacattatttagttaaaaattttagtGTTAGAATAAAGATATTTTGGtgttaaaataaagatatttcagtattattttttaaaaatttatatgttgttttatatattaaatacgtcgTTTTCTTCTTATACGTAAATGCATctgtttatttttccttttgaatttttgtaCTCATTCTATTTAATTTCGCTGTATTATCTACATATTTTTTCACTTATTCTCTTTCTATTAAAATTTGTGAATCTACAACTCAAGTCTTCATAAAATAAGTTCTTACTTCTTTCACATCATTTAGTTGAAAATTTCGATATTAGAGTAAAGATATTtcgatattattttttagatttttatgttttattttatataagagataatcattcaatttattaaatgtgtaatattttttaaaaagattcaatatttttttgtgtCGTATTACTGAAGTCTTGTATCAATTCGGtgctatcttattttattttatagagtCAATGTAATTTTTTAGTATACAATTTACATTTTACATTATGTATGTATTTAAGTTCTGATgtcactttaaaaaaaatttggtgttatttttatttttggtaagaATTCAATCCAATAAGTATGAACTTATGTTCATTcaactaaataaaaattacaatataGTACAAGCATATTCATTCAagtagaatataaaaaaaatactcgtAGAGAAAAAAACAAGagcaacaaaaagaaagaaagcaagaaagaaagaaagaagaataagaagaaaaaaaatacaatattaaaaaagatatttctatattttttagcaaaattttggtatcaaaattaaaatattattttgatgttattgttaaaatatttcggtgttatttaaatatttattttaatttaaaataaattaaattaatattaaatttaatgttaaaaatattatttattttttaaaaatttgtaaaaatttagatatttttatataagaaatATTAGaagactaatattttttattaatattttattttttatactattaaaatttaagtttaaaatttataatttaaaatttaatataaaaatatttttgttaatcaaatattaacaaataaatatcatataaaatTGTTATCgtagttaaaacaaaaaaaaagtctcTCTTGTAAGTACCCGTCTTCATGCAACTTGAGTTGCCTACCAAAATCCAAAGAAACCTTGAACGTATCACGCAATTTAGTTCGCAAGAGGACTACACCAAATGCAAATACACCCATGATGAAGTACAGCAgagtattatattaatatttctgAAGCCGAAACACCACAACTTCGCAAGACAAGGACACATCTATGTTGACCCATCCTAATTTGTTTTCCACACAGATGACAGAAAGTGAAAACCACGTCGTACTGCATCACCATCAATCCTGTACCCTCTATAGAGTAGTAGTATTTCataatttcattaattattaggttgtgtttggtttggtttggtttggtgttTCCAAATCATAAATACAGAATTTGATATAGGAGATATAAAatgattaaatatataatatttaatcattAAAACGATAAGTAAATTCCAAATGAGAATATATTCTCCCCGACTTTTTCCTTTATCTGTATTTCTTAGTCTCTATATCCCTGTAGCAAATACAGAATCTAAACAaacgttgttgttgttgtaaattTTTCAAACACAGCACATCAAAAGCAACACAAAATCTACCTACATACACAGATAgatacagagagagagagagagagaatcagagATTGTTAACAAAACACAAAAGAAAGCATGAAACCCCATCAACCAAAGCTGAAGACCCAACTCTTCTCCTGCGGCTTCTTCCGCCACTGTGCCCAAACTGTTCTCAGCCCCACCGGCAACACCCTCCACTCACCACCCCTCCCCAACACTCCTCCACCACCGCCACCGCCGCCACCACCACTACCGCCTCATAACCTTCGCAACTCATGCGAGTCCtccacctcttcttcttcctccgcaACCTCCCAAAGCTTCACCCAATGGAGATTCTCTCTCCCGACAAcaccctccaccaccaccaccactactccTCCTCCgccacaacaaccaccaccaactCCACCACCGCTTTTACTTCCCAACAATCTCGAAGAACTCTTTCACCTCTCCGAGCTTCAACTCACAACCGGCTCCGAATCCGACCGCGCCGCAGCCATCCACCTTCTAGAACGTTCTCTCGTCCCAAACCCTCCTCAGGACCAACCACCATGTCCACCCGCCCTCCTCCGCCACGTCATCCGCCACCTCACCGCCACCACCAAGATCCTCTTCGCCCTCTGCCTCTCCCCCTCCAACCGCCGCCTCGCCGTTGAGGCGGGAGCCGTCGCAGCCATCGTCGAGTCCGCCCCTGACCTCGACGGCGCACCCGCCGAGCGCGCCCTCGCCGCCCTGGAGCTGATGTGCACGGTGGCGGAGGGCGCGGAGGCGGTGAGGGCTCACGCGCTTGCAGTGCCTGTGATGGTAACCATGATGGGGAGGACGGGTGCTCGCGGGAAGGAGTACGCGATCGGAGTGCTTGCGGTGGTGTACGGAGGTTCTGCGGCTGCGGAGAGGGAGACGGCTGCTCCGCCCGAGGAAGTGGCGCGTGCAGTGGAGCTTGCGCTTCAGGGAGAGTGCAGCgcgagaggaagaagaaaaggaagccaGCTTTTGAAGACTCTTCAGCTTCTTTCTGACTCAAATTATGAGTCTCCTCACTCTCACATCAATAATGAAGATCAACCAACTTGAAAATCATTTTCATGTTTGCGGACATAGTGTTATGGAATATTAAAATCATTTAAATTCCATCAGCTTTTCTTCTTATTAGTGCTAGCTCCTGTTTTTGTTGTTATCAACTTTTGTTAAGAGAACCAACATCGAATTATGTTACTACTTTTGAATGATGTAGCTTAGTTGTTATTATAAGACTATCAACATCAAATTATGTTATGAATTTATGTGATAGTTAGTTGTAGGGTTTATTTATAGTTGAAGACTGGCATTaagttaaaattttatagttGTTGTGGAGTTAATAGgtaaaatttattagataattaatttagtcaaattgaaaaatattaaaaaattgttagaatttattatttttgtttattatttaaaaatataagataaaatatattatttaattatt from Arachis hypogaea cultivar Tifrunner chromosome 10, arahy.Tifrunner.gnm2.J5K5, whole genome shotgun sequence includes:
- the LOC112716144 gene encoding uncharacterized protein, whose amino-acid sequence is MKPHQPKLKTQLFSCGFFRHCAQTVLSPTGNTLHSPPLPNTPPPPPPPPPPLPPHNLRNSCESSTSSSSSATSQSFTQWRFSLPTTPSTTTTTTPPPPQQPPPTPPPLLLPNNLEELFHLSELQLTTGSESDRAAAIHLLERSLVPNPPQDQPPCPPALLRHVIRHLTATTKILFALCLSPSNRRLAVEAGAVAAIVESAPDLDGAPAERALAALELMCTVAEGAEAVRAHALAVPVMVTMMGRTGARGKEYAIGVLAVVYGGSAAAERETAAPPEEVARAVELALQGECSARGRRKGSQLLKTLQLLSDSNYESPHSHINNEDQPT